A region from the Chrysoperla carnea chromosome 4, inChrCarn1.1, whole genome shotgun sequence genome encodes:
- the LOC123298546 gene encoding uncharacterized protein LOC123298546: MSYLSETFKTTNKSDYKWPSPLKTVSRPTPPPIDEPKVYMERPVEENCHCDMHFYYPYMQQYKELGDKEKRLVEELDETKKKLTSLSNKILNHACDDDDIKMKSLYQIDYARRGEPIVEYRPIRAEIDAPEGSPIKFKGINLAEGFRDPHRFRYQAIVRPRIGADRPVTFITTPKSIEAYFTQTTPRSEYQGTIAKSGHANLRSMQQYKQPLPSSRRRLDDVCL; encoded by the exons atgtcatatttaagTGAAACCTTTAAAACTACAAATAAGTCAGATTATAAATGGCCAAGTCCATTAAAGACTGTTTCAAG ACCAACTCCTCCACCAATCGATGAGCCAAAAGTGTATATGGAACGGCCAGTCGAAGAAAATTGTCATTGTGATATGCACTTTTATTATCCTTACATGCAACAATATAAGGAATTAGGAGACAAGGAAAAAAGATTAGTCGAAGAACTTGATGAAACCAAGAAAAAA ttaacttcactaagtaacaaaattttaaatcacgCATGTGACGATGatgacataaaaatgaaaagtttatacCAAATTGATTATGCTAGACGAG GTGAGCCAATTGTTGAGTACCGACCAATTCGTGCAGAAATTGATGCACCAGAAGGAAGTCCAATCAAATTTAAGGGAATCAATTTAGCAGAAGGATTTCGTGATCCACATCGTTTTCGATATCAAGCAATAGTTCGTCCACGAATTGGAGCTGATCGCCCAGTCACATTTATTACTA CACCGAAATCAATTGAAGCGTACTTTACTCAAACAACACCAAGAAGTGAATACCAAGGTACAATCGCCAAAAGTGGTCATGCCAATTTAAGGAGTATGCAACAATATAAACAACCGTTACCTTCTTCTCGTCGAAGACTGGATGACGTGtgcttataa